From a single Larus michahellis chromosome 18, bLarMic1.1, whole genome shotgun sequence genomic region:
- the DNAJC7 gene encoding dnaJ homolog subfamily C member 7, with protein MAAVAECDVIMAAPEGPGEPESEEEARREAESFKEQGNAYYAKKDYNEAYNYYTKAIDTCPNNASYYGNRAATLMMLGRFREALGDAQQSVRLDDTFVRGHLREGKCHLSLGNAMAASRCFQRVLELDHKNTQAQQELKNASTVLEYEKIAEVDFEKRDFRKVVFCMDRALEFAPACHRFKILKAECLALLGRYPEAQSVASDILRMDSTNADALYVRGLCLYYEDCIEKAVQFFVQALRMAPDHEKACLACRNAKALKAKKEDGNKAFKEGNYKLAYELYTEALGIDPNNIKTNAKLYCNRGTVNSKLRKLEEAIDDCTNAVKLDDTYIKAYLRRAQCYMDTEQYEDAVRDYEKVYQTEKTKEHKQLLKNAQVELKKSKRKDYYKILGVDKNASEDEIKKAYRKRALMHHPDRHSGASAEVQKEEEKKFKEVGEAFTILSDPKKKARYDSGQDLEEDGLNMGDFDANNIFKAFFGGPGGFSFEASGPGNFFFQFG; from the exons aGAAGCAGAATCATTCAAGGAACAAGGAAACGCGTACTATGCCAAGAAAGATTACAATGAAGCGTACAACTATTACACGAAAGCCATAG ATACCTGTCCTAATAATGCCAGTTATTATGGTAACAGAGCTGCCACACTCATGATGCTGGGGAGATTCCGAGAAGCCCTTGGAGATGCTCAACAGTCTGTCAGATTGGATGATACCTTTGTAAGG GGCCATCTACGGGAAGGGAAGTGCCATCTTTCCCTAGGGAATGCCATGGCTGCCAGCCGCTGCTTTCAACGAGTTTTAGAACTGGATCATAAGAATACCCAGGCGCAGCAAGAG CTGAAGAATGCCAGTACTGTGCTGGAGTATGAAAAAATAGCTGAAGTGGATTTCGAGAAACGGGATTTCAGGAAG GTTGTATTTTGCATGGATCGTGCTTTGGAGTTTGCTCCTGCTTGTCACCGGTTCAAAATCCTCAAGGCTGAATGTTTAGCGTTGTTGGGTCGCTACCCAGAAGCACAGTCTGTAGCGAG TGACATCTTGCGAATGGACTCAACGAACGCAGATGCTCTGTACGTCCGAGGTCTCTGCCTGTATTACGAGGACTGCATTGAGAAGGCAGTGCAGTTCTTTGTCCAAGCACTCAGAATGGCTCCTGATCACGAGAAAGCATGTCTTGCATGCCGG AATGCCAAAGCGcttaaagcaaagaaagaagaCGGGAATAAAGCGTTCAAAGAAGGAAACTACAAACTAGCGTATGAACTATACACAGAGGCACTAGGAATAGATCCAAATAACATCAAAACAAATGCCAAACTCTACTGCAACCGAGGAACGGTTAATTCAAAG CTTAGGAAACTTGAAGAAGCAATAGATGACTGCACGAACGCGGTAAAACTGGACGACACGTATATCAAAGCCTACCTGAGGAGAGCACAGTG TTACATGGACACAGAACAATATGAAGATGCTGTAAGAGACTATGAAAAGGTTTATCAGACAGAAAAGACGAAAG AACACAAGCAACTTCTAAAGAACGCACAGGTGGAACTGAAAAAGAGCAAACGGAAAGACTACTATAAAATCCTTGGGGTTGACAAAAACGCCTCTGAAGACGAGATCAAGAAGGCTTACAGGAAAAGAGCACTAATGCATCATCCAG ACCGACACAGTGGGGCGAGCGCGGAAGtacagaaggaagaggagaagaaatttaAGGAGGTTGGTGAAGCTTTTACCATCCTGTCGGATCCCAAGAAGAAGGCCCGCTACGACAGCGGGCAGGATCTGGAAGAGGACGGATTGAACATGGGAG aCTTTGATGCAAATAATATCTTCAAGGCCTTCTTCGGAGGGCCGGGTGGCTTCAGTTTTGAAG cttCTGGGCCTGgaaatttctttttccagtttggctaa